DNA sequence from the Dermatophagoides farinae isolate YC_2012a chromosome 10, ASM2471394v1, whole genome shotgun sequence genome:
TCCATTCTGAATCGACAATTTCATTGTATGATGTTGAAGAAGATTTTGccgatgaaaaagaaaagaaaaagaaatatgcAAAAGAAGCATGGCCAGGACATGAAAAAACTACATCATTGACtaatttttgattccaaagcaaaagaaaaaaaagaaagaagaattgtgaataaaatttaaattttctcgAAAAACTTtacggaaattttttttaagaacaacaaaaaaaagtttccaaGAAAAGGATGAGCACGCAAGCGTGTTtatccgtgtgtgtgtgtgatatttttttcgttatccACAGACAAAGAGAGCCATCGACTCACACATTTCACTCAACGTCGTAATCGTtgtcgatgttttttttgtttgtttgtttcagtGTTGGCAAACGCGTTTTTTTGCTCTGTActacaacaattttttagaacattctttttttggaacTAGTTccaaattgttttgttggccaaaaaaaaaaaaaaatttttttcccacacACAATATCTTGGTATGTTTTTTGATGTGAAtagattattgattgattgaataatttttttttctctctcccatcatcatatagaaagaaagaatccagtgattgattttcaccggcaaattaaattttttttttttgctaattttttcccatttttaACTACACGTGTTTCTTAATTGGAAACAGAAagttgataaataaaaaaaaagaagagatCGTAAAAAAagtgtttcatttttaaagCATCCCAAAATGCCTAAAAACAAAGGTAAGGGAGGTAAAAATCGTCGTCGTGgtaagaatgaaaatgaagatgaaaaacgTGAATTAGTATTTAAAGAAGATGGCCAAGAATATGCACAAGTGATGCGTATGTTGGGCAATGGCCGTTTAGAGGCGTATTGTTTCGATGGTGTCAAACGGTTATGTCATATACGTGGCAAACTTCGTAAAAAGGTGTGGATCAATCAAGGTGATATCATCTTGATTGGTTTACGTGATTATCAGGATACAAAGGCCGATGTTATACTCAAATATAATCCGGATGAAGCAAGAAATTTAAAAACGTATGGTGAATTACCTGAAAATGCTCGTATAAATGAAGTTTCATTACGTGAATTTGgcgaagatgatgaagaagaggatattattgaattcggtgatgatgttgattctGTTGGTTCAGATAATGATTTACCATAATgatttgcaacaacaacaacaagaatatttttttttttttttggtcgccatgcatttttccatcattattatttttttccatgtgcaaccaaatacaacaaacacatgaacacacacacacacacattcattatAAATCTATTCTATCGATATTCTTGCTTGCTCTCTATTCTTCTCTaggtatttgttttttttttcattttcacactCTGTTTAATTTTCTTACACACAAATTCTAAATGGCTAATaattattacacacacacacacttatttATCcaccccccaaaaaaaaaatttaaattttgctTAAAAATTTGTGTAAATGTaaaatgatgtttgttttttttcgatttaaacattgtttattgtaacatttttttttgttcgttcgttcgattgaataaaaaaaatcattcaagaGAAATGATTACGCCATCTTTTGCACAAAAAAAGTAACCATATTCTTAAAAAATTACGTcctttatgaatgaataatattaatgagcggcatgacaaaaaaaattcattgtaataaaataaaaattgccaaattctgtattcatcattgatttcatcatcattaataataataataataaaaatgaagcTTACTATCGAATTGGTGGAAGGTGcatttcaattcatgaaCAAATCTACTGGTGATCGTGAATTAGATCTACGTGATTATAAGATAAcaacattggaaaatttgGGCGCCACATTGGATCAATTTGATGCCATTGATTTTACATCGAACGATATTCGTACattagaaaattttccattattgaATCGTCTTAAACGTTTATATTTGAGTAATAATCGTTgttcaaaaattgatgaacgTCTTCATGAAACCATTCCCAATTTGGAAACTCttataatgatcaataatcagCTGGATGAACTTGGTGATCTTGATCCATTGAGtggatttaaaaaattaactaCACTTGCATTGATGGGAAATCCAGTATCCACAAAGAAACATTATCGTTTATATGTTATACATCGAATTCCATCGATACGTTTATTGGATTTTAAAAAAGTTAAATTACGTGAACGTGAAGAATCCCATAAATTATTTAGCGGTGAAAAAGGAAAACGATTAGAACATGAAATTGGTATTAAATCGAAAACATTCGTTccaggtggtggtggtgccgTTATTCAACCAAATACTAATCAACGAAAACAGCTTACAACCGAAGAGGTTCAAGCTATTAAACAAGCTATTTCAAAGGCCAATACATTGGAAGAGATGGAACgtttgaaattgttgttgaaacaagGTTATATACCAAAtagtaataatcaataatcattatcaatgatgatggatctcAATTGTGTAtgaaatcataataaaaacctcattttcttttcattttcgcaAAAAATCATTCTTTTATAATTAATGAAAGACAATCCATAtgtacaaaataaaatgatgaataataataatttgtagtgtaaataaatgtcaactgcaacaaaaaaaagaaaggaaaaatcaaaacacacatgacaacaacatgaaaaatgatcaaattcaatgaaaattttttttagttcaaAATTTCCAAATAAGCAACAGGAACTTTTCCTTTTCGGCCATCACTAAGACGTTCACCATACATCCAATCGCTCgtatcatcgattgattgttgttgatttttatgatcaatcaatgtgaCGTAAATAATTTCATCGGCTAATAATGCAAGTTCATCATTAGATTGTGCATAATAAGTATTTAAACATTTTGCACGTcttttattgattgttgatgttgttgttgttgttgttgatgatgatgatgaacttaaATCCATTGGAACCGTTGTGGAATTGTTATCGATATTTGTATGatgaattaaatcaattgCTTCCATAGCAGTAGCAGCAGAATTATTGGATGTTGTTctcattttatgatgattagatgTCATTTTTATAGTAGCCGGATTGTTTGAATCTTTTAATGTagcaccaccatcaccaccaccaccaccgttGGGAAGtgattgatcattcaatgtggatgatggtggtggtggtggtggttgattTATTTCTCGTTGTAAATTAGCCATATGAcgaaaacattgatgataatattcaatttgacATTGAGCgaaatcattcaaacaacGTACATGATTTGCCTATATATGTGTCAATAAtatggatgaaaaacaattttttcatcatcataatcaaatgtCATACCTGAGCACTGGTGATACCTTCAAGCaacaattttgttatttcaaTCTGTCTATCAAATTCTTCTTGACAATGTTTGAGATCACGTTCAGCCTGTGGTGTCATagaaaattgcaaaaaacaaaccaatgaatcataattataatcaacacaaagaaaaataaattgaaaaataagctgattgaaagtgaaaaaaaaatttgattataaacCTCTTCGatctcattttcaatcatttctgGTTTAAGTTTTGGCTTTATAATAGAAATTGTAAGCAAAAAgagtgggaaaaaaatagataaaaatgatcaagtTAGTCAAAATGACAAAGATTATCAGATTAGACACATAATATATTTAGAATGTTCAATGTTCATGTAGACTTACATTATTTTGACTATCTTGACTTTTAGCTTTACGAAGACGATTTTTGGCTACATCTAAATCAAGCCGTTTTGTTTCAAGAACTTTACGTTCTTTTGCAATTGTTTTCATATCTTCATCTAGAAATTTTCTCAATGGAATGATTATAGTACGATAAGCATTTTGTACGAAATCTTTTTCTGCTTGTCCCAATTCAGTCTGATGTTTACCCACTTTGACCAATGCTGAACCATATAATGTTGATGGACCGAATGCAATACCAGCATCAATCATATCATTGCCCAAATAATCAAGATTACGTAAACGATTATCACGtgatttgatcaattcaGTATTTGAACCCATTGTTCGTTCAATCAACATTTCACCATATCTCATATCTataaaaataggaaaaaattaataaataaataacgaataaagtaaaatgaaaatacaaaCTTGGATTTGGTTGTATAACAGCCTCTAATTTCGATACAATTCTTTCAGTCCATTGTCTATAACAATCAGCACGTTCAGCCAGCTGTTCATATTCTGAATCCAATTCAGTACGTTCAGCCGTACCAATTGTTTCTTCTGCATACTgaataccaccaccatttggAATcatacagaataaaaaaatcagaatcaacaaaaaaaaatgtaaatcgaatatgaaacaaaacaaaaaaaaaatacctgTTTAGCACGAGTGAAAACAGTAGTCACATCTGATACAAGattttttaaactttttgTACTAAAATCCATAATGTGATCTCACATCAAGCAATATTTTCAATCTGAAATgtaatgggaaaaaaataaaaattcacgacacacacacacacaaacaaactacATATATCAAAACGTGTGAATCATGGAttatcatccaaaaaaaagagaagatTAGggcaacaagaaaaaaaaagttttaggCTCATAGAtcaattgtgtgtgtttatcgattgttgatggtgtgtgtgtgtgtgtgtagtttTATTTTGGAAAATGAGCCCAccacaaatcaaaaatatttacaatCAGCCAGATATAActacaccaaaaaaaaaacacgtagAGTATATggcaatttttgttgttgttgatgatgttgagaATAAAAATCTTGACAATGTAGACTTTTTGTTcttattctttttctattttagccaatcacattttttttgttcatgatgacgatgatgatatcaacgagttttttttttgactttttccTTCTTCTGGTGGTTGTCCATAAgctttgtttggttttttttctttcattcggttgttgttgttattgtttgattacgatgttattttttttttgtctttggtttttttttctggttagtGTATGCGCGTggaaagttttttgtttcgctCTGGTTGATATATACTACAGCATAGGATGTGTTGTATATGTTGAAAAACGTCGtagtcgatgatgatgatgatgaagttcaagttttgagaattttttttctctctctctttttcacttcaattcaattcacttAGTTACCGCAAGCCAATTTGTCGCTGTTGCAAACAACGATAGAACAATGTCcataaaaaacatttttacaATTAACAATCAGGAATGTTTCAATTAGCCagaaccaaaacaaaataaaaaaattgctcaTTTCGTCTACAAATTCACACAATTATAACTAAttagaccaaaaaaaaaaaaataaacgaaaaaaaaatctacg
Encoded proteins:
- the eIF1A gene encoding eukaryotic translation initiation factor 1A translates to MPKNKGKGGKNRRRGKNENEDEKRELVFKEDGQEYAQVMRMLGNGRLEAYCFDGVKRLCHIRGKLRKKVWINQGDIILIGLRDYQDTKADVILKYNPDEARNLKTYGELPENARINEVSLREFGEDDEEEDIIEFGDDVDSVGSDNDLP
- the U2A gene encoding small nuclear ribonucleoprotein polypeptide A'-like U2A, which encodes MKLTIELVEGAFQFMNKSTGDRELDLRDYKITTLENLGATLDQFDAIDFTSNDIRTLENFPLLNRLKRLYLSNNRCSKIDERLHETIPNLETLIMINNQLDELGDLDPLSGFKKLTTLALMGNPVSTKKHYRLYVIHRIPSIRLLDFKKVKLREREESHKLFSGEKGKRLEHEIGIKSKTFVPGGGGAVIQPNTNQRKQLTTEEVQAIKQAISKANTLEEMERLKLLLKQGYIPNSNNQ
- the EndoB gene encoding SH3 domain containing GRB2 like, endophilin-B isoform X2; this encodes MDFSTKSLKNLVSDVTTVFTRAKQYAEETIGTAERTELDSEYEQLAERADCYRQWTERIVSKLEAVIQPNPNMRYGEMLIERTMGSNTELIKSRDNRLRNLDYLGNDMIDAGIAFGPSTLYGSALVKVGKHQTELGQAEKDFVQNAYRTIIIPLRKFLDEDMKTIAKERKVLETKRLDLDVAKNRLRKAKSQDSQNNAERDLKHCQEEFDRQIEITKLLLEGITSAQANHVRCLNDFAQCQIEYYHQCFRHMANLQREINQPPPPPPSSTLNDQSLPNGGGGGDGGATLKDSNNPATIKMTSNHHKMRTTSNNSAATAMEAIDLIHHTNIDNNSTTVPMDLSSSSSSTTTTTTSTINKRRAKCLNTYYAQSNDELALLADEIIYVTLIDHKNQQQSIDDTSDWMYGERLSDGRKGKVPVAYLEILN
- the EndoB gene encoding SH3 domain containing GRB2 like, endophilin-B isoform X1; translated protein: MDFSTKSLKNLVSDVTTVFTRAKQYAEETIGTAERTELDSEYEQLAERADCYRQWTERIVSKLEAVIQPNPNMRYGEMLIERTMGSNTELIKSRDNRLRNLDYLGNDMIDAGIAFGPSTLYGSALVKVGKHQTELGQAEKDFVQNAYRTIIIPLRKFLDEDMKTIAKERKVLETKRLDLDVAKNRLRKAKSQDSQNNPKLKPEMIENEIEEAERDLKHCQEEFDRQIEITKLLLEGITSAQANHVRCLNDFAQCQIEYYHQCFRHMANLQREINQPPPPPPSSTLNDQSLPNGGGGGDGGATLKDSNNPATIKMTSNHHKMRTTSNNSAATAMEAIDLIHHTNIDNNSTTVPMDLSSSSSSTTTTTTSTINKRRAKCLNTYYAQSNDELALLADEIIYVTLIDHKNQQQSIDDTSDWMYGERLSDGRKGKVPVAYLEILN